The Ptiloglossa arizonensis isolate GNS036 chromosome 4, iyPtiAriz1_principal, whole genome shotgun sequence genome contains the following window.
tttcgaaaattctgaacAATGGtaaatcttttgaaaaatttaaattaaacggTAAAGAATTGTTTGGGCTGAGTTACACTGAGGAAATTTGGGGCCTcattttgcgaaaattctgaacaATGGtaaatcttttgaaaaatttatattaaatggtAAAGAATTCTTTAGGTTGAGATACATCGAGAAACCTCGGGGCctcgtttttcgaaaattctgagcAACGGTAAATcttgagaaaaatttatattaaatggtAAAGAATTCTTTAGGTTGAGATACATCGACAAAACTTGGGGCctcgtgtttcgaaaatttggaacaatggtaaatcttgaaaaatttaaattaaacggTAAAAAATTGTACGAGTCGAATTACACACCGACAGAGTCGTTGAATTTGCAACGCGACATAAACGTATCTTCGTCCGGCTCGTGTTCTTTTCTTAGTTAACCACCCACAGTGAGGTAACGTTtctgaaataagaagaaaagaCCGCACCGCGTGGATTTATGTGTTTCCAGAGAAAGGGAAACGAAATTCGAGTTCGAGAACGTGTCGATGTTAAACGGGGCCACATGTCGGGCTTCTGTTGTCGCTAATTTCGGCAATTAACTAAACGTCCGTCCAGATCTACCTTCTCggtgtataattataattaattgtttCCTTTACCTTTGTTACCCCGAAAATAGAAAAACACAAccggaatatttcgaaaataaaatgaaacacatccacgaaaaatcgtttcgttttcttatataaaaatgcaacaaaaaattcATATCATTACCATACGGTTTATTCGATACAAAACAgagtttgtaaaaaaattgatacgaaacagaattttattcgaataataactgTACAATTATTTATCCATTAATGTAATTCAATTGTAGAATTCGAATCCGGACAAGTATTGTGCTCATTCCTGTTTCTGGATTGTTTTTATCTTAGCGTACACGGTGTTACTTAGGAATACGTTTCTCTTAACTTAAGGAATTATTCTAAATCGATTCTACTATCGATagaattcgaaaattatgaaataCCACGGTTCGTTTATTCGTCTCCCGAGACCTCAACCTCTTCGCTGTTTGCTAGACTCTTTGTTCTGATTTGCTCCAGATACTCTCGGATCGAGTTAGGTGTGAATGGGTCAGTTTGGGTGCCAGAGATCACTCTCGATCGCGCAGCAGACAGTCTTCTTCTGTTGCCCAAGAAACCGGAAATTATGCTGCTGCGCATTATAGAGGGCCGCGTGGCAGGACGTTTCGCGTGCAAATGGTGCACCGTAGGTTCTAAAGGTTCTTTTTTCGTGAAAGGTGTCTCCCAGAACTTTTGATCGATTCCGAACAATTCGCCGTCCTTGAACAAAACGAATGGAAgtttacaaagaaacggatcaaCACGATAGAaatgatgaaaattattttacttgaaATTTGGTATTTAGGAAACACAATTGCTCTACTTTTTCCGCTCTTAATTTTGTTCACCATCTTTGCCAGACAAGAAAGATTATTTTTCGAAGCTGGAAATATTGTCGCAGTTACGAGAACCAAATTAATGCTAGAAAAAGTGGAGCAGCTATGTTTTCTGCGTtccaatttgaaataaaatgatCTTTACAATTTTGATCACGAACTCTTTGTAAACTTTTACGTTTGATCATGGTACAGAAACTGAAACCGTAAGTCCAAGTGTTACGTATTACAAACTCTTGAGAGCCAACCTGACACGTATCCAAAATTTCAGGTACTCGCACACCCCTGCTTACAATAAAAAGGAAGATTATCATGGAGTTACCAGTAGAGTCTGTGGCAACTGTTCGAACAACGTTTCCGGCAGAAAGAGACAGATTACTGCTGCGAAGATACTGATGGATCCGAGGATGATCATCGGCAGACTGTGCATCCTCTTGCTGGAGTATGCGATAAATGGACTGAAGATCGAGGTGAAGTATCCAACAATGTTGATGAAAGCTACCCCTTCGGTTCTAATTACAGTAGGTAGGAGTTCCGCGGTGTACTGAGTCGCAATGTTCGATGAGACGTTGATGAAAAATCGGCTGCAAATCGCCACCGTGGCAAACTCTATGCCAAGATCCATGCTGAAGGTCAACACACCGAACAGCCCAGAGATAACCGTTGACCCGAAGAGGCTCCATCTTCGACCCAGGATGTCCAGGGTGTAAGTGATGAACATCATGGCGGGCATTTCGGTCGCAGAGGCGATCGTGAAGGTTGTAAAGATATCCACTCCAAGGACGTTCAAGCTCCTGATGTGACCGTCGTAGATCATTTGGATCAGGCCCCAGGACACCGTCAACAGCACCATCATGTTTCTTGGGATTGGAGTCGCGAGGTGAGATAGAGGTATCACGAATGGGATATTTGTCTCAAAAATTTCCCTACGATACGTTTGCtttaaatgtttataatatGGACACGTAAGGAATTTACGGATAGGACATCTATTTACGCTCACCAATGAGACATCATCTATTCAATGATAAAAAGTTGGCAGATTAGCTAAAAATTGAACAGCAGAGGGAACAGGGGAGTAgtccgataaataaaaaaactatGCAATGCAGTTGgtagctggaaagatgacttctAGACTTTAAGGTAAATATACTGTTCAACGATCGAAAGGAGTACCAGTTACCAATTGAGAGGACATCTATTTACGCTCATCAAGATGATCACCCGATACGTTGGACGAGCAGAAATAAGGATTCTTTAAATGTCACAGTCTTGTTATCGGATACAAAGTGTACTCCAATAAAGTGAGAGACACTGTTGGAACTAAACCAGTCAGTACTGAACTAAGTGTTCGGTTATTTTATTCTAAAGTGTACCGCTTCTCTCCTACCTGTCGCAGAATCACCAAGTGTCGACAATACCTCAAACGTTTGGTCCTGAAGACATCGACGAGTCTGTGGTTCTCCGTAGCGATCATGTCCGCGGTTTCGATGCAGTCGTCGATGAACTCCTCGTAGATGTCTCGCGGTATATGGGTGTTGTTCACCTTCTCGATTCTAGCGATGATCTTTAAGGCCTTCTCGATTTCTCCCTGGGTGATCAGCCACCTTTTACCATGGAAAATCGTACCGTCGATCTGATTGTTCAACGACGAAATTTACTTACGTCGTTCAACCCGAGTCCAATTCGGTCTTGTCCGTTCTGGACGAGTCAGACTCGGACGTAAGCGACGTGGAGTCGAATTggtcgagaaacgatgaaaatgcACCTGACGCTCTCAGGGATGAGAAATGGCGCCGCAACGGCAAGGATCAACGGAACAGACGTCACCAACGCCAAGTTTCTCCAACTGGCGATACCGTGAGCCATCCATGGCAAGCACACCCCGCCTACGGTGAAGAATATACCGTACGACATGTTCGCGACGAAGGTACGATGACTCGGACCAATGTACTCCAGGACCAGGATGTAAGCCAATACGAAGGTGTTGTCGTAAGCCAGGCCAACGATGAACCTGCAGAGGCAGAACTGCCAGAACTGGGTAACGAAGGCGGTGCTGACACCACCGATGAAGCCTAACATATTCGTGCCAACCAGAGCCGGGATTCGTCCATATTTGTCGGCCAGCCAGCCGAAAGTTAAACAGCCGAATACTGAGCCCACGAAGAAGATGCTCTCAGCGAGGGTAGATTTGTACGCGTTGTCGCAGACCTGGAAAACAAGGATGGATGAATTGACGATGGTCTTAGGAATTGTAGGCGatagattaaataatttttaagggGATAATAGCTACGGATAGGCTCGAGTAGGTGAGAAGGTGAGAAGAAGGCTGACGAGTATCCACATCCCCATATTAGGTTACAGTCTACCAACTTCTGCAGGCATTGTCGTTAATGGTCGAGGATTACAACAAAGATCGACACCATCCAACGTGTACACTACTGTTCAACAATAAGAAGATGAAACAGTGACTCTTCTACTCGTATCTAGTGTCACTATTGGCTGAGTCGAtcacatttataaaattatcatGCGTAAGTTTGTGATAAGTAGAAGTACTACTACTGTGCAATTTGCTCCTTACGAATTTAGAAGTGTAGCAATGATCAACTTTTGATCATTGAACAGTACATTTACCTTAAAATCTAAAAGTCATCTTCCCAGCTACCATCTCTATTgcatagttttttttatttatcagaCTACTCCCCTGGTCCCTTTTCTGTTCAGTTTTTAGCTAATCCGCCAACTTTTGATCGTTGAACAGTATATTTACCTTAAAATCTAGAAGTCATCTTTCCAACTACCAACTGTATTgcatatttttttctatttattgaaCTACTCCCCTGTTCCCTTTTCTGTTCAGTTTTTAACTAATCAGCCAACTTTTGATCGTGGAACAGTACATTTACCTTAAAATCTAGAAGTCATCTTTTCAGCTACCAACTGTATTGCatagtttttttatttatcgactgAAAACCTATCTTGTccttgttatttattattattcgatatgTATTTACGCAAAGGAAAAATTTTAGCGATTTCTAAGACCTCTGTTGTCATTTCACGCATGTGTTTACTTGCTACAAGTACTGTTCTACACACTTTTCTTAAATTAgcgaatttataaataatgacaGGCGTTCTAAAAGTTGCAAAACTTCTTCTTTAAgtaaatatattgtattataataaataataaaggaaAAAGTAATAGTCGGTGAAGAAAGCATCTATGCAATATAATGTTACAGTGAATCCTTCAAGTATCGAACTTTAACTGGTCTCCGTTCCCGATTTATTCATCGTGCGCGAAAACCACCCCTTCCCCGTTTTTCACCCCCGAAACATTCCAGAAACCAATTGATCGTCCCAATTGATGACAAGAGCGAGTTACCCAATTCATTTCCGCAGCGACGGATACGTAAGGCACATCCGAGAAGCTGAGTTTGTACTCCCAGTCGTTGCATCTCTTCAATGGCCAACTAGCGTCGGGTTTCTTCATGGCGAGGGCCTTCTCCACAGGTAAATCGTACATCCAGCACCTCGAGTAAGGTAACTGATGGCCCTCGTAAGGGACTACCTTCGAGCTGGGTATCATAATCTCCTTTATCGTTTCGTTGGTCAACCCCTTGAGCTGTGGAAGTTTGCACCAGTACTCCGTCGGTAGAACGGTGAGGAACGATTGCGTGAAGTACACGAAGACCAGAAATAAACAGAAGGCCGTCAGTGTGCCGAAAAGGTACATCTGATAGGTGCTGAATTCACCTAATGAAGGggatagtttttctttttcgaaagttgcaaacaagattgaaaatattattttagtcaCTATAGGTAGGTATCGAACGATTAAGTTAAAATTGATagaaatattttgtagaaatgCAAGAATAGGTGAGAAACACGTCGCTAATAATTGGTAACATCTGTATACGTATACGAAAAATAAATGTGACACGGTTCCACTATAATCCCTTAAAGATTAGCATCGAAACGTAGAGGAGGGTCTACTCGATAGTTAAAAGTTtggtaaaatttatttcgagtgTTCGTTGAGATACAAGCAATTAAGTTTCGAGTCATGTTTAAGTAATCATTAGAGTCATACTTGCCCAAATAAACCAATATATCGTCGAAAGTCACGGCTTCGTTCGTCGGGACGAAAAGCTGGGTAGTTTTCATTGGAAACTGCAGTATAATATATTTCCTCGAATGGAATCCCGATTGCTCGAACGTATAACCTGCAACTGGTTTTCTTGCACCTCGAAGTTGTCCGAGTTGTCTCTAACGAGTAATTGAATCGAATTCAGCCATTATCGACGTTCGTGTAACACCGTCGTGTAATATCGTCGTTGGAAACTGGTCTTCGATTTATTCGTCGTGTACGAAAAACCACCCCTTTCCCATTTTTCACCCTCGAAACGTTCCAGAAACCAAGCTGTAGCTTTTGCTCGACGATAAAGGGATCATCTTGGCCACGCGTTCTGGGTTCCACCCCAACGATTTGTCCTCAGAAGGAAcacggaggggaggggggatgaTGAAAGTCACGATGGTGTATGGGAGCCAATCAGAGCTGCTGTTTAGCTAATGCGTGTAACGCGACCCGTGGGACAATTCGACGTGATTTCTGCGCTTGTTTCGTGCTCCTCGTTACGCCAAGGGGATGGTGACACCTTGTACTCACCCTGTCTCGTCGTCAGATCTCAGGGGTGGTACTCAACGAACGCCGCCACGATTCGCTTTTTctaagtttttattatttttatcaattatcAACGCTGACAAGACTCTTTGGACaccacggagaaacgatggaacggAATTTAACACTTTGTGCGTaaacttttatgtaaaatttacaaaattgtctCTAACTGTATCGAACAAGGAATTTCGTCGAAGAGAACGACGAATAAATGATacgatatttattacaatttgaaATTTCCGTAACGTTTCGAGGGcttcaatttttgttcaatttttgtttctttcgatgaTAATTCTGATTAAAACTCGTCGTTTCGTGTAACATTTATCGCGATTTTTGTTCGACGCGTCTCGAGGCCATCGCTAACCCCCCACCCTGGCCGATTTCCAATTTACAGGGACGAGTAATCCAACGATTTACATAACTCCATGGTAACGGTATCACTCTCCCTCTCGAAGAATCGAGACCCCGCCTTTTCGGGCTCGTAGAAGGATCACCGGGGGGTGGATTCCTCCGGAGAATATAAATGGTCGTAATTTAAGGGTTTTTCTTCCCGAAGACAGTCTTTTCACCTGGAATCTCGCGACTGTATAACTTGCGCGTAATTTTTTTCGATGAATTGTTTGCGCGTCGTGGTTCCAGAAGGGTTAATTGTAtgtaaaaatttatagaaagaCGAGAGGACACATCGAACTCGAATGTAAAACTACTATAAAAACAGTGtataaatttgtaacaattattaaacaatttaCAACGTGTTTTATCTTACTGTAATATTATTCCAACGTGTTTATCGCGAGAAATTGTGTTATGTATGATGAACTGTTTGCGCGTTGTGGTTCTAGAAGGGTTAATTGTAtgtaaaaatttatagaaagaCGAGAGGACACATCGAATTCGAATGTAAAACTACTATAAAAACAGTGtataaatttgtaacaattatTAAACTATTTACAACGTGTTCCATCTAACTGTAATATTATTACAATGTGTTTATCGCGAGAAATTGTGTCGTATAAAATTCATTAATTGTTTGGCAAAAAATATCCGTTGATATTTTAGACGAATGAAACGAAGcgtattgaaataatattagAATACGATGGAACGTTGTGCaacaatttaataattacaataaatatGTACGCTATCTTTTACGTTTTTTTCTACAACTTTCACGTTCAATTCCAATTTTATCTAACCTAATTCCCCTcgcgttgcgaaaatttctattgtctcGTTATAATTGTAAGGAAAAATGACTCGAGGAGCGTTAAATCGATCGACAGATAATGAATATCGTCGCTGTTGGCAACATTTTCTTTCCGTCGTTTCATTTCTTCAAATGAGTTGACTTTTCGCCGCAATCGACGCTGCTTTCGTTTCATTTCACGAGAATTAACTCTCCTCCCGGTGACGTAATTCGCGTTAAGTTTCCTCGTTTTTCGGATCGATCCGACGACGAATCAGGGCGCAGTTAGCTAATGCGGGCTTGTGTTGGCACAGCCCCCGAGGGGGTGGCTTGCCACTCCACTGGCGTAGTTAGGGGTGGATCGTGCCCGTGGCAACGATCCAACGCGTCTACTGATCAGAATTTTCACGACGATCCGGCTGGATTGTTGCAAAATTAAAATCTTCGCTGAAAAAAACAATTCTCCTATTCGCCTTTCGATTAAATTTGAATAGAAATTACCCACCGCTTACTTTCTCTCAATTTTTTCCTTGCTCTATTCACCGCTTCGGATTAGATTCCATATGAGATTGAAACGTAGTTTACGCCAATCTACGCGAATTATTTGCACGATCTTTTCACACTATTTATCAAACGTATCTTTTCATACTTCCTACAACTTAAACTCCAAACATTTTACACACTCCATTAGATTTCTAACGCTGACAAAATATCCGATTCCCTCCGCCGTCTTCGAAATTATTCTTCCTCGATCTTTCGTTCTGCGATCGAACGAATCACAAATTTCTTACAATCTTTCGATTTCGGGGATCGACACCCTCTCcagagaaacgaaacgttggGTCGAGACCTTGGGTGTGTATTCGATCGTGTCGCGAATCGTCTAATTTTTACCCCGTGGAGCCGTGTTCACGGTTCAAAGGGTGAAAACTCCGCGACGTTAGGGGCTCTAATTTCCCGGGACCGGGTGTGGCTTTTGCCGCAATTAATTTCCCGGGAATCCAATTAATTCCTCGCCGCCGGCCAATGAACTAACGTTGTTTGCCGAAGAAAACGTTGTCGCCTCGTCGATCGCGGGGGTGGGCTCGAACACAGACGGGGGTTCCGGGCGAGTGGAAGAAGGTGGATACGGGGTGGAAACGGGAGTGGAGGGGGAGTTTGTCGGTGAACGGAGGACAGCCAGGGATGTTCGTcgaggagagagagaaggagagggcGGAGATAAAATTACATTATCGCCTAAAGCGTCCTCGAcgtgggagagagggagagaaagagggagagaaagagggagagaaagagggagagaaaacCGGGGTGAAAATCACGTCCCGTAATTCCCGGGCATTAAGGTAAACGTCCAAGTTGCAGGGCGCAGGTTCGGTCGCCATGGTTACTGACACTCTTCCCACCACCGGTCCCTTTCAATCGATAACTTATGAAACCATCCTGCCACCCTTGCGCTCGACAACCCCTCCTTACTACCCTCCCGCGAGCCACCTCCCGGATGCTGGAGCAGAGCTTCCTGCGATGGCGACCCTCGCCTTCGAAACATTTTCCAGCCGGTTCTTTTCTTTATCCAAGATTGTTAACCGTACTCCCCGACCGGGGGTGTGGATCGGGGGTTGGATTCTGTGTTCTTATCCGGGCTTTTAGATCCTGTTTTGGTGAGAAACTCTTCAGTTTTGTCGATCGTCTCCGATTTCAGCTGGACTTGGCTCTTTGGTGTATAATTATTCGTTTGGTTACCGGCACGAACCATTTTGTACACAAAGACAAAGATTTTAAGTAACATTTTTTGGTCCTCTTCCTCGTAAACTTTACGTTTATTGTGAATACGAAGCTGCGAGTTCAAGGTTGCTCGAGACGAGCGAGAGATTCTTGAGATTCttaattgtataatacattAAACAAAGTTTGTACGAGATTCTTAGTGCgattgaaaatttcctatttcTGAGCTTCgatttttatagaatttatctTTCGTTTCTCACTTGCTCTTCGTAATTTTTGGACCTTTAAATTCCAGTTGTTCGacaatttaatcatttaaagGCAAGGAGAAAGTTTCATTGTTAATCCCTTTTCGTGCAATACGAGccgaaatgaaaattacaatacCTGTGATAGGAAACGAGGAAATCACAATACTTGCGATACCTGTGATATAGTCAATTTTAGCGAGAGATCCTCGAGTTtcttaattgtaaattaaacaaagtttGTACGAGATTCTTGGTGCGATTGAGAGAAGATCCATGTGTTAAAATTTCCTATTTCCGAGTTGTTCGACAATTTCATCATTTAAAGGCAGGGAGAAAGTTTCATTGTTAATCCCTTCCCGTGCAGTACGAGCCGAAATGTAAATACCTGCGATACCTGTGATATAGTCAATTTTAGCGAGAGATCCTCGAGTTtcttaattgtaaattaaacaaagtttGTACGAGATTCTTGGTGCGATTGAGAGAAGATCCACGTGTTAAAATTTCCTATTTCTGAGCTACGATTTTTACAGAATTTACCTTTCGTTTCTCACTTACTCTTCGTAATCTTTGGACCTTTAAATTCCAATTGTCCGATAATTTTATCGTTCAAATGCATAGAGAAAGTTTCATTGATAATCCCATCCCGTGCGATACGAGCCGAAATGTGAATACCTGTGATACCTGTGTTATATAGTCAATTTTACGCGATACCGCTGTTGAGGAAGTAAACTCTGATCCTTTTACTTTTACAGATATTATAACTTTATCATATTTTGTAACAGATAAcagtttcaaaattatattacacGAATACTAATGATGTATAATCCGATGTGCGAAGCGATTTATTTTCGTAATGAGTATTTCCCAAAACTTGTTatcaaatgtaataaaaaatggGTCTAATACTCTTGGATTCTcgcttaaattatttaaaacggaCGCTTTTGTTCCACGATGTTCAGAATACTTTTAAAATGTTGGTGTGTTTTTTTACTTTCTGCCAAATCCATGATTGTAGTTTCGTACCTATCTCTTCGCTACTCTCGTTTATAATCATACGCCTTGCACACTTTGCGATTGGCGCAAACCAGTCACAATCCCCGGATTCGTTGTCATTGCTTTCGTTTAACACTTTTGTATTTCGCATTTTCCAagtttttcttaaatttcaacAACTAAACGAACTGCTTTGTAACAGCAATTACAAGAATCACGACTAACCCTCACGAGGTACAGCCAGATACCAACATTCAATCAGGATCGTAACTGTCGAAAAATCATTTTACGAGCTTGGCTTGTTACGTTTATATTCGGTCCAACAATCTCTTATTCTGTGATATTCACGGGCCGAAATTTTCATCACGAGTCAAACTCGTTAAAATACCGGAAGTGATTGATATTTCACTACCAAGTATTTCCTTACCTTtcgatctttcgatcgttcttcgATCCTTTTTCACTTCTCCCTGGAATCTCTACGAGAACTCGATTCATTTTTAGCGTACgtgtaaattaattaaacgtaATTCGTGGTTGGCACGGAGAAGTACGATGGTAAATAATAACGATTCGTGGAAGATCGTCGTAAGATTAGGTTAATTCCCAGTGTCGAAAATTCAGGAGGGGGTTTGAAACGGTAAAGTGAATCCATCTCCGCGGCGGAacttgtttcattcttcgtgacGAACGATCACCGACATTAAACGCGAGCGTTCTAACCACCGGGCCACCATTTGTCGGCCGGTAATGCGTGCGATC
Protein-coding sequences here:
- the LOC143145648 gene encoding organic cation transporter protein translates to MKRKQRRLRRKVNSFEEMKRRKENVANSDDIHYLSIDLTLLETTTRKQFIIHNTISRDKHVGIILQNPPPGDPSTSPKRRGLDSSRGRVIPLPWSYVNRWITRPCKLEIGQVLNSVPSFLRGVQRVLSALIIDKNNKNLEKANRGGLNSSSDWLPYTIVTFIIPPPLRVPSEDKSLGWNPERVAKMIPLSSSKSYSLRQLGQLRGARKPVAGYTFEQSGFHSRKYIILQFPMKTTQLFVPTNEAVTFDDILVYLGKYDSNDYLNMTRNLIACEFSTYQMYLFGTLTAFCLFLVFVYFTQSFLTVLPTEYWCKLPQLKGLTNETIKEIMIPSSKVVPYEGHQLPYSRCWMYDLPVEKALAMKKPDASWPLKRCNDWEYKLSFSDVPYVSVAAEMNWVCDNAYKSTLAESIFFVGSVFGCLTFGWLADKYGRIPALVGTNMLGFIGGVSTAFVTQFWQFCLCRFIVGLAYDNTFVLAYILVLEYIGPSHRTFVANMSYGIFFTVGGVCLPWMAHGIASWRNLALVTSVPLILAVAAPFLIPESVRWLITQGEIEKALKIIARIEKVNNTHIPRDIYEEFIDDCIETADMIATENHRLVDVFRTKRLRNMMVLLTVSWGLIQMIYDGHIRSLNVLGVDIFTTFTIASATEMPAMMFITYTLDILGRRWSLFGSTVISGLFGVLTFSMDLGIEFATVAICSRFFINVSSNIATQYTAELLPTVIRTEGVAFINIVGYFTSIFSPFIAYSSKRMHSLPMIILGSISIFAAVICLFLPETLFEQLPQTLLDGELFGIDQKFWETPFTKKEPLEPTVHHLHAKRPATRPSIMRSSIISGFLGNRRRLSAARSRVISGTQTDPFTPNSIREYLEQIRTKSLANSEEVEVSGDE